One Paenibacillus sp. FSL H7-0737 DNA segment encodes these proteins:
- a CDS encoding TetR/AcrR family transcriptional regulator has protein sequence MNPKQTLRDKKKEATAYALAKSAFELALELGMDGFIVDDVVQKAGYSRRTFANYFSCKEEAVAAYFISNSSREDKSMLFDNLPPDATPLDALYKLFKLQFTSEFLYQLRQFVSLANQYQSLEPYILSVFRRLQIAAQEVLEQFTHGRYADGYTHLLAGAVYGAFVPILDGRLNVMLPGEAQDEHSDAISFDQYLNSMFTYLRKGF, from the coding sequence TTGAACCCCAAACAGACGCTGCGCGACAAAAAAAAAGAAGCTACGGCCTATGCCTTAGCCAAATCTGCCTTCGAGCTTGCGCTTGAACTAGGGATGGACGGCTTCATCGTCGACGACGTTGTACAGAAGGCTGGCTACTCCCGGCGGACCTTTGCCAACTACTTCTCGTGCAAAGAAGAGGCGGTAGCAGCATATTTTATCAGCAACTCTTCAAGAGAAGATAAAAGCATGTTATTCGATAACCTGCCACCAGATGCAACACCGCTAGATGCCTTGTACAAATTGTTCAAGCTGCAGTTTACTTCCGAGTTTCTGTATCAATTGCGGCAGTTCGTATCGCTGGCTAATCAGTATCAGTCACTGGAGCCTTATATTCTCAGCGTATTCCGCCGCCTGCAGATTGCCGCACAGGAAGTGCTCGAACAGTTCACTCATGGACGTTATGCCGACGGGTATACACATCTTCTCGCAGGCGCCGTTTACGGAGCGTTCGTGCCGATTCTGGATGGACGTCTGAACGTCATGCTGCCAGGTGAAGCGCAGGATGAACACTCCGATGCCATATCGTTCGATCAATATCTAAATTCCATGTTTACTTATTTACGCAAAGGCTTTTAA
- a CDS encoding ABC transporter substrate-binding protein codes for MNMRTKRGILLACSLLLAALTAGCGRGSDNANGVKTVHIYQFKVEISEALASLKTEFEKEHPDIKLEVQSVGGGTDYGASLRAKFSSGDEPDIFTIGGNNERDMWMEYLEDLSGEAWAKDVKPLAAEQMTADGKLYGMPMNLEGYGFIYNKDLFKKAGITEKPLTLTALREASEKLKAAGITPFANGYQEWFVLGNHNVNVAFAQQPDPEAFIAGLTDGTKTFAGDPVFSKWIDLLDLTVEYGNKNPLSTDYNTQVTMVASGEAAMMQQGNWTQGQIDGIDPNLNLGILPMPIDDTPEDNDKLYVGVPSNWVINKNSPVKEEAKVFLDWLVTSETGKKYITKEFQFIPALDSIKGTEEDLGALGAEVLAYTDKDQALTWNWTRLPNGMPQELSSSIQGYLGGKLTKEGMLKEFQVNWDNLSVQ; via the coding sequence ATGAATATGAGAACCAAACGTGGAATTCTCCTCGCATGCTCCCTGCTGCTGGCTGCTCTGACAGCCGGCTGCGGACGTGGCAGTGACAATGCGAATGGAGTTAAAACCGTGCATATCTACCAGTTCAAGGTTGAAATATCTGAAGCGCTAGCTTCGCTTAAGACTGAGTTTGAGAAGGAACACCCCGATATTAAGCTGGAGGTGCAAAGCGTGGGTGGCGGGACCGATTATGGTGCCTCCCTACGCGCCAAGTTCTCATCTGGAGATGAACCGGATATCTTCACCATTGGTGGCAACAATGAACGTGATATGTGGATGGAATATCTGGAGGATTTAAGCGGTGAAGCTTGGGCCAAGGATGTAAAGCCCCTTGCAGCAGAACAAATGACTGCAGATGGCAAGCTCTATGGCATGCCCATGAATCTCGAAGGATACGGCTTCATCTATAATAAGGACCTGTTTAAGAAAGCAGGCATCACCGAGAAACCCTTAACTCTAACCGCTCTGCGCGAAGCCTCCGAGAAGTTAAAGGCAGCAGGCATCACACCTTTTGCAAATGGATATCAGGAATGGTTCGTGCTCGGCAATCATAATGTGAACGTAGCTTTCGCCCAGCAGCCAGATCCCGAAGCATTTATCGCCGGGCTTACGGACGGCACCAAAACTTTCGCTGGAGACCCGGTTTTCTCCAAATGGATCGACCTGCTGGACCTTACTGTAGAGTACGGCAACAAAAATCCACTCTCCACCGACTATAATACCCAAGTCACGATGGTAGCGAGCGGAGAAGCCGCGATGATGCAGCAGGGTAACTGGACGCAAGGACAGATCGACGGCATCGATCCTAATTTAAATCTGGGTATCCTACCGATGCCCATTGACGACACCCCAGAAGACAATGACAAGCTGTATGTAGGCGTGCCCAGCAATTGGGTGATCAATAAAAACTCCCCCGTTAAGGAGGAAGCCAAGGTCTTCCTGGATTGGCTGGTCACCTCCGAGACCGGGAAAAAGTATATCACTAAGGAATTCCAGTTCATCCCTGCGCTCGACAGCATTAAGGGCACCGAAGAAGATCTTGGAGCGCTGGGCGCCGAGGTGCTGGCTTATACCGATAAGGATCAAGCGCTGACCTGGAACTGGACCCGTCTGCCGAACGGGATGCCGCAGGAATTATCCAGCAGCATTCAAGGGTATCTCGGTGGCAAGCTGACCAAAGAAGGCATGCTGAAGGAATTCCAAGTCAACTGGGATAATCTCAGTGTGCAGTGA
- a CDS encoding endo-1,4-beta-xylanase, giving the protein MSRMFKQVISILLAAALLIPSSWLAPITEAAAPDAIVPSDSVMVYHETFANGKGIAGQSGSASLTPVTDKAFAGNADGAALYVSNRTNNYDAVDFKFSDMGLENGKTYMVTASVYVDADVTVPSGAQAYLQTINSYGLLASVNYEAGKAITLTKEFTVDTSENTTLRILSDEIGKAVPFYIGDVLITAKKAVTETDKEIYHESFVSGKGLATQSGSANLTAVTGKVFAGNADGAALYVSDRTNDWDAADFTFSDIGLKNGKTYTVTATVYVDPDVTVPSGAQAYIQAIGSYALLASGDYEAGKGITLTKEFIVDTSKDTKLRVQSNAIGKAVPFYIGDVLVTEKVTAEPTPLPTPEPPRDPALPFTTVTFEDQKAGGFEGRAGSETLTITDDENHTDNGSYALKVEGRTSTWHGPSLRVEKYVDKGYEYKISLWVKLIQPASSQLQLSTQVGNGSSANYVQLAPKTISANDGWVQFEGTYRYNNVSSEYLTIYVESSSNSTASFYIDDISFEKTGSGPVGIQKDLIPIKDAYEDHFLIGNAISAEDLEGVRLDLLKMHHNVATAGNAMKPDALQPTKGNFTFTGADELVDKVLHEGMQMHGHVLVWHQQSPAWMNTTSDADNNTIPLGRDEALDNMRTHIKTVMEHFGDKVISWDVVNEAMSDNPSNPTDWKTALRSAPWKSAIGADYVEQAFLAAREVLDANPDWNIKLYYNDYNEDNQNKAQAIYSMVKEINDKYALTHPGKLLIDGVGMQAHYSINTNPENVERSLEKFISLGVEVSITELDIQAGSNYQLSEKLANAQGYLYAQLLNIFRANDEHIKRVTFWGMDDNTSWRASSNPLLFDKNLQAKPAYYGVIDPDTFIEEHEPETVEANHSTAKFAAPVIDGTVDEIWSQTAEMPINRYQTAWQGASGVAKALWDDQNLYVLIQVSDTQLDKSSVNAHEQDSVEIFVDQNNGKTTFYQEDDGQYRVNFDNETSFNPTSIAAGFESATHISGTNYTVEVKIPLHGITPDDDTKLGFDVQINDAKDGSRQSVAAWNDTTGTGYMDTSVYGVLTLKGKSTDTEPTPTPTPTPTNEPTGSSNTGSAVTTPQPVAIANKDGVVTITLEVKSDNGRAIGTISSDNLKKALEQATAAANGKKQIVIEVPKQTDAKVYDIQLPTQSLMGKENFELLLKTENATIQIPSNMLPDLTDHAEQVSIRISKVSADSLSAATRNLIGSHPVIDLSVVSGDKVIPWNNPNAPVTVSIPYTPTAEELSNPDLIVVWYIDDKGNVVPVPNGRYDAATQTVVFQTTHFSIYAVTFVKKNFGDLQNVSWAKQAIDVMAARDVIQGTSVNSFSPADSMKRADFIALLVRALELKGTGKSAALFSDVQKTDYYYDELVIAKELGIATGFEDDTFRPNIEVSRQDMMVLTARALAASGKQIKASGTLNAYLDEASISSYAKDSALLLVKFGVVNGKNDRIAPNDTLTRAEAAVILYRIWKL; this is encoded by the coding sequence ATGAGTAGAATGTTCAAACAAGTCATCTCGATCTTACTCGCAGCTGCTTTGCTTATTCCGTCTAGCTGGCTGGCTCCGATTACGGAAGCTGCAGCACCCGATGCGATAGTGCCATCAGACTCAGTAATGGTATATCACGAAACCTTTGCGAATGGCAAAGGCATCGCAGGCCAATCGGGCAGTGCTAGTCTTACGCCTGTCACAGATAAAGCATTTGCTGGCAATGCTGACGGAGCGGCTTTATATGTAAGCAACAGAACAAATAACTATGACGCGGTTGATTTCAAATTTAGTGACATGGGCCTAGAAAACGGTAAAACCTACATGGTGACTGCATCCGTTTATGTTGACGCTGATGTGACTGTACCTAGCGGCGCACAAGCTTATCTCCAAACCATAAACAGCTATGGTCTTTTGGCAAGTGTAAATTATGAAGCAGGTAAAGCGATCACCTTGACTAAAGAATTCACTGTGGATACGAGTGAAAATACGACGCTACGTATTCTATCGGACGAGATTGGTAAAGCCGTTCCGTTTTACATTGGGGACGTCCTCATCACGGCAAAAAAAGCGGTAACAGAAACGGATAAAGAAATTTACCACGAATCTTTTGTGAGTGGCAAGGGTTTAGCTACACAATCAGGTAGTGCTAATCTAACAGCTGTCACCGGTAAGGTTTTTGCTGGTAATGCTGATGGTGCCGCTTTATATGTTAGCGATAGAACAAATGATTGGGACGCGGCTGATTTTACATTTAGCGACATAGGCCTGAAAAATGGTAAAACCTACACGGTGACCGCAACAGTGTACGTTGATCCTGATGTGACTGTACCTAGCGGTGCACAAGCTTATATACAAGCGATAGGCAGTTATGCCCTTTTGGCAAGTGGGGATTATGAAGCTGGCAAAGGGATCACTTTGACGAAAGAATTCATCGTAGATACGAGTAAAGATACGAAACTTCGCGTCCAATCGAACGCGATAGGGAAAGCCGTTCCGTTCTATATCGGCGATGTATTGGTTACAGAAAAGGTGACAGCAGAGCCGACACCATTACCAACACCAGAACCACCTAGAGATCCAGCGTTACCTTTTACCACGGTTACTTTTGAGGATCAAAAAGCAGGTGGTTTTGAAGGCAGAGCAGGTAGCGAAACGCTTACTATTACCGATGATGAGAATCATACGGATAACGGTTCATACGCTTTAAAAGTAGAGGGCAGAACGAGTACTTGGCATGGGCCTTCATTACGTGTGGAGAAATATGTGGACAAGGGCTACGAATATAAAATTTCGTTATGGGTTAAGCTGATCCAGCCTGCAAGCTCCCAGCTTCAGCTGTCTACCCAGGTTGGCAATGGAAGCAGCGCCAATTATGTACAACTCGCACCTAAAACCATCAGCGCAAACGATGGCTGGGTTCAGTTCGAAGGCACATACCGCTATAACAATGTAAGCAGCGAGTATTTGACCATTTATGTGGAAAGCTCAAGTAACAGTACTGCATCTTTTTATATCGACGACATCAGCTTTGAAAAAACAGGATCGGGTCCGGTTGGTATTCAAAAGGATCTGATTCCGATTAAGGATGCTTATGAAGATCATTTTTTGATCGGAAACGCAATATCTGCGGAGGATTTGGAAGGCGTAAGACTTGATCTTCTGAAAATGCATCATAATGTCGCTACGGCAGGTAATGCCATGAAGCCGGATGCGTTGCAGCCTACAAAGGGCAACTTCACGTTCACTGGTGCGGATGAGCTTGTAGATAAAGTGTTGCATGAGGGAATGCAGATGCATGGCCATGTATTGGTATGGCATCAGCAATCACCAGCATGGATGAATACAACATCAGATGCAGACAACAACACGATCCCCTTGGGACGGGATGAGGCTCTAGATAATATGAGGACTCATATCAAAACCGTTATGGAGCATTTTGGCGATAAGGTGATCTCCTGGGATGTTGTCAATGAGGCGATGAGTGATAACCCGTCTAACCCAACGGATTGGAAAACTGCACTGCGATCCGCCCCATGGAAGAGTGCTATCGGCGCAGACTACGTAGAGCAGGCATTCCTGGCGGCAAGAGAAGTTCTAGACGCGAATCCTGATTGGAATATTAAACTCTATTACAATGATTATAACGAAGATAATCAGAATAAAGCGCAGGCCATTTACAGTATGGTCAAAGAAATTAATGATAAATATGCGCTCACTCACCCTGGTAAATTGCTTATTGATGGTGTCGGCATGCAAGCACATTACAGCATCAATACAAACCCGGAAAATGTGGAGCGGTCATTGGAGAAGTTTATTTCCTTGGGCGTCGAAGTTAGCATTACCGAGCTGGACATTCAGGCTGGAAGCAACTATCAGCTTTCTGAGAAGCTCGCTAATGCGCAGGGTTATCTGTATGCGCAGTTGTTAAATATCTTCAGAGCTAACGATGAGCATATCAAACGCGTTACCTTCTGGGGTATGGATGATAACACGAGTTGGAGAGCTTCGTCCAATCCACTACTGTTCGATAAGAACTTACAGGCCAAGCCAGCTTACTATGGCGTTATCGATCCTGATACGTTCATTGAAGAGCATGAGCCTGAAACGGTTGAAGCCAATCATTCGACCGCCAAATTCGCTGCACCTGTCATTGATGGAACGGTTGATGAGATCTGGAGCCAGACCGCAGAAATGCCGATCAACCGTTATCAAACAGCTTGGCAGGGAGCGAGCGGAGTGGCAAAAGCACTCTGGGATGATCAAAATCTTTATGTCCTGATCCAGGTTAGCGATACGCAGCTTGATAAGAGCAGTGTGAACGCACATGAACAGGATTCGGTTGAAATCTTCGTGGACCAAAACAATGGGAAAACAACGTTCTATCAAGAGGATGATGGGCAGTACAGAGTCAATTTTGACAACGAGACTTCATTTAATCCAACAAGCATCGCAGCTGGTTTCGAGTCGGCGACTCACATTTCCGGAACAAACTACACGGTTGAAGTGAAGATTCCGCTTCATGGGATAACTCCAGATGACGATACAAAGCTTGGTTTCGATGTACAGATCAATGATGCTAAAGACGGCTCACGTCAAAGTGTTGCGGCTTGGAACGATACAACCGGTACTGGATATATGGACACATCTGTTTACGGTGTACTTACCCTCAAGGGGAAGTCAACTGATACGGAACCAACACCAACACCAACACCAACACCAACCAATGAACCAACTGGTAGTAGCAACACTGGTAGTGCAGTAACAACTCCACAGCCTGTAGCCATTGCAAACAAAGATGGTGTTGTTACGATTACACTGGAGGTGAAATCCGATAACGGGCGTGCCATAGGCACGATCTCCAGCGACAACTTGAAAAAGGCGCTTGAACAAGCTACAGCAGCGGCAAACGGCAAGAAACAAATCGTGATCGAAGTACCAAAGCAAACGGATGCGAAAGTGTATGATATACAATTGCCAACCCAAAGCTTGATGGGGAAAGAAAACTTTGAACTATTGCTTAAGACGGAAAATGCTACAATCCAAATTCCAAGCAATATGCTGCCCGACTTAACAGACCATGCTGAGCAAGTGTCCATACGCATAAGTAAAGTCTCAGCGGACAGCCTGAGTGCAGCTACCCGCAATTTGATCGGCAGCCATCCGGTTATTGATCTAAGCGTAGTATCAGGCGATAAAGTCATTCCATGGAATAACCCTAACGCTCCTGTCACGGTATCCATTCCGTATACACCGACAGCGGAGGAACTAAGTAATCCGGATTTAATCGTTGTTTGGTACATCGATGATAAGGGCAACGTAGTACCGGTTCCGAACGGTCGATATGATGCTGCAACCCAAACGGTTGTATTTCAAACGACCCACTTCAGCATTTATGCAGTAACCTTTGTAAAGAAAAACTTCGGAGACCTGCAGAACGTATCTTGGGCAAAACAAGCCATAGATGTTATGGCTGCTCGCGATGTCATCCAAGGAACGAGCGTGAATAGCTTCTCACCTGCAGATTCTATGAAGCGAGCGGATTTCATTGCTCTTCTTGTCAGAGCGCTTGAACTGAAGGGAACGGGCAAAAGTGCAGCATTGTTCAGCGATGTCCAAAAGACGGACTATTATTATGATGAACTGGTCATCGCGAAGGAACTGGGAATTGCCACAGGCTTTGAAGATGATACGTTCCGACCAAACATTGAAGTCTCTCGCCAAGATATGATGGTGCTGACTGCGCGTGCGCTAGCGGCATCCGGTAAGCAAATCAAGGCGAGTGGAACTTTAAATGCTTATCTGGATGAAGCAAGCATCTCCAGCTATGCGAAAGACAGCGCATTATTGTTGGTCAAATTCGGAGTTGTGAACGGAAAGAACGATAGAATTGCGCCTAACGACACGCTTACCCGTGCTGAAGCAGCAGTTATCTTGTACCGCATCTGGAAGCTGTAG
- a CDS encoding TetR/AcrR family transcriptional regulator produces MNNTTQRTDPRVLRTRQLLRDAVIELLEEMDIEKISVNRIAERAKINRVTFYLHYRDLPDMLEKMADEMVEDILQVVNNDDNDHESVEEENLRILESLLKHIAENAKFYKVILTSKRSPIFTDRLFNLMAEIISAHQEKKEGAAEHSKMPIQKDIAVWYGSAALIGTVISWLRDDMPYTPVYLARQISMLRAN; encoded by the coding sequence ATGAATAACACAACGCAACGTACAGATCCCCGGGTACTTCGTACACGTCAATTGCTTAGAGATGCTGTGATTGAATTGCTTGAGGAAATGGATATTGAGAAAATATCAGTAAACCGTATTGCAGAGCGGGCTAAAATCAATCGTGTTACTTTTTATCTGCATTATCGGGATCTCCCGGATATGTTGGAAAAGATGGCGGATGAGATGGTGGAGGACATTTTACAAGTGGTCAACAACGATGACAACGATCACGAATCGGTTGAAGAAGAGAATTTGAGGATATTAGAGAGTCTGCTTAAGCATATTGCGGAAAATGCCAAATTCTATAAAGTGATACTCACATCGAAAAGAAGCCCTATTTTTACAGACCGTCTGTTCAACTTGATGGCGGAAATCATCTCTGCACACCAGGAGAAAAAGGAGGGTGCTGCTGAGCATTCCAAGATGCCCATACAGAAGGACATTGCCGTTTGGTACGGTTCAGCAGCCCTGATTGGCACGGTTATTTCTTGGCTTCGAGATGACATGCCCTATACACCAGTGTATCTTGCCAGACAAATTAGTATGCTGCGTGCGAACTAA
- a CDS encoding DHA2 family efflux MFS transporter permease subunit gives MILGAFLATLNQTVMSVAVPELMHDFNISAATAQWLTTGYMLVNGVLIPITAYLMQRFTTRELFQASMFIFLAGTIVSAIATNFPILLTGRMIQAAGAGIIMPLLTNVILTLFPPAKRGAAMGMVGLAIIFAPAIGPTLAGYILEHYSWETMFYGMIPLTVIVIICGFIYLRNVSERIYPKLDIVGVVLSTIGFGTLLYGFSRAASAGWSSAEVLLSLGLGVLSLGLFTWKQLASQNPLLDLRAFKYSMFSLTTVISIAVTIVMYADMMLLPLYLQNARGFTAMESGLLLLPGALIMGLLMPVTGKLFDRFGAKWLAIIGLLITIATTLSFVNLTDSTSYMYLVYMSTGRRIGMALLLMPIQTLGLNQLPSKLSAHGTAISNTIRQVAGAVGTSLLVTVMTSRTTTHMKDMLASGSTQNGTQEHMIMEASIQGINDSYLVIVGIGILGLLLSFFIKRVGQAPDPEQEPEVKLKKIIAKEA, from the coding sequence ATGATTTTGGGCGCTTTTCTTGCGACACTGAATCAGACAGTAATGAGCGTTGCCGTTCCCGAGTTAATGCATGATTTTAATATCTCGGCTGCAACCGCTCAGTGGCTGACAACAGGCTATATGCTGGTTAATGGTGTTCTAATCCCAATTACAGCTTATTTGATGCAACGGTTTACGACACGAGAGCTTTTTCAAGCTTCCATGTTTATATTTTTAGCTGGAACGATCGTCTCAGCCATCGCGACAAACTTCCCTATTCTACTGACCGGGCGTATGATTCAGGCAGCTGGCGCTGGGATTATCATGCCACTGCTCACAAATGTCATCTTGACCCTGTTCCCTCCTGCAAAGAGAGGGGCTGCCATGGGGATGGTAGGCTTAGCCATTATTTTCGCACCTGCGATTGGACCTACTCTGGCCGGATATATTTTGGAGCATTATTCTTGGGAGACTATGTTCTATGGCATGATTCCTTTGACCGTCATTGTAATCATATGTGGATTTATTTATTTGAGAAATGTATCGGAGCGCATCTATCCTAAGCTGGATATTGTTGGTGTAGTTCTTTCTACTATCGGTTTTGGCACCTTGCTGTATGGCTTCAGCCGTGCTGCCAGCGCAGGCTGGTCAAGCGCAGAAGTACTGTTGTCTCTGGGTCTAGGTGTCCTTTCCCTTGGCTTGTTTACTTGGAAACAGCTAGCCTCCCAGAACCCGTTGCTTGATCTTCGAGCTTTCAAATACAGCATGTTTTCCTTAACGACTGTCATCAGTATCGCAGTCACTATCGTGATGTATGCAGATATGATGCTGCTGCCTTTGTATCTTCAAAATGCCCGTGGCTTTACAGCGATGGAATCCGGCTTACTGCTGCTTCCTGGTGCGCTCATTATGGGTTTATTGATGCCGGTAACCGGAAAGCTGTTCGACCGGTTCGGGGCAAAGTGGCTCGCTATTATCGGTCTACTGATTACAATTGCAACGACGCTAAGCTTTGTGAATTTAACGGACTCAACCAGTTACATGTATCTGGTATATATGTCAACTGGCCGCCGGATCGGTATGGCTCTGCTCCTTATGCCAATACAAACTTTAGGGCTAAATCAATTGCCCTCCAAGCTTAGTGCGCACGGTACAGCAATTTCGAACACCATTCGACAAGTGGCTGGCGCCGTAGGGACTTCCCTACTTGTCACTGTAATGACAAGCCGTACTACAACGCATATGAAGGATATGCTGGCCTCGGGCAGCACACAGAACGGAACACAAGAACATATGATTATGGAAGCTTCCATTCAAGGTATCAATGATTCCTATCTAGTTATTGTTGGTATCGGCATTCTTGGGCTGCTGCTCTCTTTCTTCATTAAACGTGTTGGGCAAGCGCCTGATCCGGAGCAAGAACCCGAAGTGAAGCTCAAAAAAATTATTGCTAAAGAAGCTTAA
- a CDS encoding MMPL family transporter, with protein MSTFLYRLGKSAYTKPWYFLTVWILILGVIGALLGVNGIQSSSEMKIEGTESQKVLDMLVKELPAAAGGQASVAFTAPDGERLDTPERSARILKAINDVYSMDYIINPAELAAQAAAAAGQAAGADPSAAASGQTATADPSAAAGQTDAADPSAAASQTDVSGQATAAAQAAPYGPLIVDGAPVPGVMLSADGSIALFQFQFTVQQTSLPPSVPDNVIKAVTEVEQAGSGITAIPSDSLKSTPSIGSTEAIGVAVAAVVLFITLGSIVAAGLPLITALLGVAISVGGAFALSNIVHMNDITPILAVMIGLAVGIDYSLFIVNRQRRLILDENLSAKEAASRAVGTAGSAVFFAGLTVIIALCGMLVIGIGFLSTMALVAAVSVLITVLLALTLLPALLGLVGERICTAKARSKNVASANKARHGFSHRWANATVKYRWAIIVLVVLVLGTAAIPVTKMELGIPSGASANLDTPARQSYDIISKGFGEGFNGPLLLVAQPNNPSDKISMETLGKLVQELQMHDNVTLVSPMGVNATGDIAIISLIPKTGPTDTKTRDLVQDLRDPASSLASSNDVTLGVTGFTAINIDMSSKLSDAFPVYIGIIVILSLIILLLVFRSVIVPIKATVGFILSVLATFGLTTAVYQWGWLHSLFGFDTGGPLLSFMPILVTGILYGLAMDYQVFLVSSMREAYVHGRRGNDSVVHGYDLASRVVLAAGVIMVSVFAGFIFAPDAMIKQIGFALAFGILIDAFIIRMTLVPAVMAVFGDKAWWLPKWLDRLLPNLDVEGDKLIAMLNAKGEGKK; from the coding sequence ATGTCTACATTTCTATACCGATTGGGCAAATCTGCATATACCAAGCCCTGGTATTTCCTTACCGTCTGGATTCTGATTCTCGGTGTTATAGGCGCCCTGCTTGGTGTCAATGGCATCCAGTCCAGCTCAGAAATGAAAATTGAGGGCACTGAATCGCAAAAAGTACTGGATATGCTGGTCAAGGAACTTCCAGCAGCTGCTGGCGGTCAGGCGAGTGTTGCCTTCACCGCGCCTGATGGAGAACGGCTAGATACGCCGGAGAGATCAGCACGGATTCTGAAGGCTATAAATGATGTCTACAGCATGGACTATATCATCAATCCTGCTGAACTGGCCGCGCAAGCCGCGGCGGCTGCGGGTCAAGCTGCAGGAGCAGACCCATCAGCAGCTGCCAGTGGCCAAACTGCCACTGCAGACCCTTCGGCGGCTGCGGGTCAGACAGACGCTGCGGACCCTTCGGCAGCTGCGAGTCAGACAGACGTGTCGGGTCAAGCTACTGCTGCAGCTCAGGCCGCTCCTTACGGGCCACTAATCGTTGATGGTGCTCCAGTTCCCGGCGTCATGCTGTCCGCCGACGGTAGCATCGCCCTGTTTCAATTCCAGTTCACTGTTCAGCAGACATCACTCCCCCCTTCTGTACCAGATAACGTGATTAAGGCTGTAACCGAAGTCGAGCAGGCAGGCTCCGGGATCACAGCCATTCCGAGTGATTCGCTCAAAAGCACACCGTCCATCGGATCTACGGAAGCGATCGGCGTAGCCGTCGCAGCAGTTGTGCTGTTTATTACACTCGGTTCGATTGTTGCAGCCGGACTGCCGCTGATCACAGCGCTCCTTGGTGTCGCGATTAGCGTCGGCGGTGCTTTTGCTCTTTCGAATATTGTGCACATGAATGACATTACACCCATTCTCGCAGTCATGATCGGTCTGGCTGTCGGTATCGACTACTCCTTATTTATCGTGAACCGGCAGCGGCGGTTAATTCTCGATGAGAATTTAAGTGCCAAGGAAGCGGCAAGCCGAGCGGTCGGCACCGCCGGCAGTGCAGTATTCTTCGCCGGACTGACCGTCATCATCGCCCTTTGCGGCATGTTGGTCATCGGCATCGGCTTCTTGTCAACCATGGCTCTCGTTGCTGCTGTCAGCGTGCTGATCACTGTTCTGTTGGCGCTTACCCTGCTGCCTGCGCTGCTGGGTCTCGTCGGCGAACGGATCTGCACCGCCAAGGCACGTTCAAAGAACGTAGCTTCCGCGAACAAAGCCCGTCACGGGTTCTCACACCGCTGGGCGAACGCAACGGTAAAATACCGCTGGGCTATCATTGTTCTAGTGGTCTTGGTTCTTGGTACAGCGGCGATTCCAGTAACCAAAATGGAGCTAGGTATTCCGTCTGGCGCTTCGGCAAATCTGGACACTCCAGCACGCCAGAGCTATGACATCATCTCCAAGGGCTTCGGCGAAGGGTTCAACGGTCCGCTACTACTGGTGGCCCAACCAAACAACCCGTCCGACAAGATTTCCATGGAGACGCTTGGTAAGCTGGTTCAAGAGCTGCAAATGCATGATAACGTCACGCTGGTGTCCCCGATGGGTGTCAACGCGACCGGAGATATTGCTATTATCAGTCTAATCCCTAAAACCGGCCCTACAGATACAAAAACGAGAGATCTGGTACAGGATCTGCGCGATCCCGCTTCCAGCCTCGCATCATCAAATGATGTAACACTTGGTGTGACCGGCTTCACTGCGATCAACATCGATATGTCCTCCAAGCTATCCGATGCGTTTCCCGTGTATATCGGCATCATCGTAATTCTATCTCTAATTATACTGCTGCTTGTTTTCCGGTCGGTCATCGTTCCGATCAAGGCGACGGTAGGCTTCATTCTCAGTGTGCTCGCTACTTTCGGTCTAACCACGGCCGTATACCAGTGGGGATGGCTGCACTCCCTGTTTGGTTTTGACACAGGAGGCCCACTGCTCAGCTTTATGCCAATTCTGGTCACCGGCATTCTGTACGGACTGGCGATGGATTATCAGGTATTCCTCGTCAGCTCCATGCGTGAGGCTTACGTCCATGGACGTCGTGGCAACGACAGTGTGGTTCACGGCTACGATCTCGCCAGCCGTGTCGTACTTGCCGCAGGCGTAATCATGGTTTCCGTCTTCGCTGGCTTCATCTTCGCACCTGATGCGATGATCAAGCAGATCGGATTCGCACTGGCCTTCGGCATCCTGATCGATGCTTTCATCATCCGCATGACGCTCGTTCCGGCAGTAATGGCCGTCTTCGGCGACAAAGCCTGGTGGCTTCCGAAATGGCTAGACCGTCTGCTTCCGAACCTCGACGTCGAGGGCGATAAGCTAATCGCCATGCTCAATGCCAAGGGAGAAGGTAAGAAATAA